From the Deinococcus fonticola genome, the window AAGGGAGCGCACCGAATGAACTACTTTCAAAACATCACCGACGCCGCCGAACTGAAAAACCTGTACCGCCAACTGTGCAAGACCCACCACCCCGACAAAGGCGGCAGCACCGAGCAGATGCAGGACATTAACAACCAGTACGAAGCGGCCATGAAGCGCCTTATCAGCGGGAAGTCTGAAACCGAATACGGGGAAGGCAAATGGTATAAGACCCGCGACGAAGAAGAAGCCGTAGAAAAGGCAGTGCAGGAAGCCATTCAGAAAATTGCCCATCTTGACGGCTTAGACATTGAAATTATCGGTGCTTGGGTATGGGTGAGCGGCGACACCAAAAACCACAAAGACACCCTGAAAGATGCGGGCTACTGGTGGATGCACAACCGGAAAATGTGGGCGTTCAAAGGAAAGGAAAGCAAAGGACGCGGCAAGACGAGCATGGAGGAATTGCGCGACAAGTACGGCAGCGAAAAGGTTTACACCCGTAGCCGCACCCTGACCGCCAATTAAACCAACTGGGGGGGATTTCCCCCCACCTACACCGCAAGGAGCGCCCCCCTTATGCTGACCATGAGCCGCAACCCGGAAGTCGAAAGCGCCGCCGAACACTTACGCCAGATACGCCGCCTGTATGCCCAACGACTTAGGGAAGCCCGCCACGCCGTCCAGACAGGCAACCCCAACGCCCGCGACAGGCTCAAACGCCTAAGCGCCAGCCCTTGCCCGGTTCCCAATCCTGACCGCCGTGAGGACTGCGCCCGCGCTGCTGACCGCGCCCTAGAGCGTTACAACGACCTCAAGGCCACGGCCTACGGCGCGGCCACCGACGCCGCCGCGAAATATGCCGAGCTGCTTACCATCTTGCAGATCACCGCCCGGTACTGAAGGAGCGCCCTCGATGCTGACCGAACCCGCCAGACCGACCCGCACCGAACAAGCGGAAATCACCGCCAGAACATGCCGCACCGAGCGCCAGCGCCGCGCCGCGCTACTGCGCGAACTGCGCCGGGAAGCCCAGCAAGACCCCAGTGGCCGCGAATATCTGGAACAATGCCGCGCCGAGTTTGCCCGGAACCCGGCCCCCAACCCAGACCGCGCCCGCCAGTGCCGCCGCGAGTGCCAACGCGCCCTAGACCGTCACAGCGCACTGGTGGCCGAATATGACACCAGCCTAGCAAGCGAGCTGCTGCTTGACTTTGCCGCCGAAGATGCTGACGTGTGGGTCATCCTGCTACTCAAAGCCCGCCAGTGAACCACCCGCGCCCGCCCACCAGCGGGCGCGGCCCCTGGAACAGCACCAGGGGCCGGACAGCCAAAAGGGTTCTGGCAACTTAACCTGAGTGAGGCCGGAGTAGCTCAGCAGGTGGCTTGATTCTCAAGCCACCTGCTGCATCGCCTCTCGCAAGCGGAGAAGAGCTGCGGATTGATGGCTTCGTCTGAGGGTGGCGGGAACGGTGGTTCGCGTGTGTCGATGAAGGTTCGAGACTCGGGCGTGCAGGGCGAGGAATTCTTGTGTTCGTTTCCGGCGCTTGAAGCCCAGTTGGCCTCGTTCTTGCTGCCGGGTGGGTCGATGAGATTGCTCCACCAGATTGTTACAGCGGGCGGTGGAAACGACCTGAACGTGCTCCACGTCGTGGAGCACGGGAATCTCACGCAGCGCCGCCCCATAGCTCCACAGCTTGTCGGTATGGATCACCTCCGGCACGTCGTATTCCCCCAGGAGGCGGACAAAAAAGGACTTGGCCGCCTGGGTGTCTCGGTGTTCCTGAAGCAGAATGTCCAGCACGTCCCCGTATTCGTCGACCGCTCGCCACAACCAATGCTTGACCCCGCCGACCTTGACGCAGACCTCGTCCAGATGCCATCGAGAACCCCGCCGGGGTTCTCGATGGCGCAGTTCCTCGGTCAGGAGTGGGGCGAACTTGATGTTCCACTGACGGAGGGTCTCGTGACTGACCTGAACACCACGCTCGTGAAGCAGTTCCTGAACGTCCCGCTGGCTGAGGGGGAAGCGGTGGTAGAGCCGCAGGGCATACCCAATGACACTCAGCGGGAATCGATGTCGATAGGGCTTCCGGTCAGTCACAGCTCGGCAGCCTATCAGCGTTAAGTTGCCAGAACCCGCGCCGAACAGCGCGGTGAAGCTGAGGGGCAAGAACAGCAGGTGCAGGCCAAAAAAGGTGGTCATGCTCCAGAACAGCCGCGCAGCGGCGGCTGTGGGCCGAGCGGGTGTGCAGACCCACAGCAGCAGCGCGGCGAGGGGCAGGGGGGTCGCGGCACTCCAGGGGTGGGGAACAGCCGTCAGGGCCAGCAGGCTGCCCAGCAGCGCGGAGAACAGAACGCACCCCAACGCCCCCAGGGGCCACGGTCGGCGCTTCCGGCCGAACCCACTGCCTCTCCCTCCACTTGATATCTGTACATCCACACAGATATCATAAGCCATGACCGGTACGCCCCCCATTTCCGGCACGCCGCTGCGCTACTTCGTGGAGCGCATGGACTGTGCCGACTGCGCCCGCACGGTGCAGAGCGCCCTCAGCCGCCTGCCCGGCGTGGGTGACCCCAAGGTCAACTTCACCACGCAGACGCTGAGCCTGCGCCTCGACGAGGCGCAACTGCCCCGCGAGACACTGGAACGCACCCTCCGTTCCTTGGGCTATCCCCCCACGCTGGAGCCTGCTCCAGCCACCTCTGCCAGCCTGCCCCTGCGTTACTTCGTGAACAACATGGACTGCGCGGACTGCGCGGGCAAGGTGCAAGGGGTCGTCTCCCGGCTTCCCGGCGTGGGCGAGGCCAAGGTCAACTTCACCACGCAGGTGCTCAGCTTAACCCTGGATGAATCGCGCACCCCCCGCGCGCAGCTGGAGCAGGCCCTGCGCTCCATCGGCTACCCCCCCGAATTGCAAGCGGACGCGCCCGTTCCCCCAGGCACCGCTTCCGCGCCTCGTCCCGCGCGGGTGGAGCTGCCCTGGCACCGAACGAGCAAGGGCCGCAACGTCCTCCTGACCGGGGGCCTGCTGGCCCTCGCGCTGCTGTTCAGCCTGGTCGCGCCGTCCCTCGCCTTCTGGGCGTACGCGGCCGCCACCCTGATCGGCGTGTGGCCGCTGGTGCTCAAAGCGCTGGCCAGCACCCGTCTGGGCGAGCCCTTCACCATCAACACCCTGATCAGTGTGGCCGCCATCGGGGCCATTGCCATCGGCGAAGCCGCCGAGGGCGCGCTGGTCGTGTTCCTGTTCGCGGTCGGCGAACTGCTGGAAAACATCGCGGCGGGCCGCGCCCGGGCCGGCATTCAGGCGCTGGCGGCCCTCGCGCCGAAAACGGCCCTGCTGCTGGACGGCGGCCAGACCCGCGAGGTGCCCGTCGAGCAGTTGCAGGTCGGTCAGCTGGTCCGCGTGCCGCCGGGCGGCCGCGTCCCCGCCGACGGCACCATCACCGAAGGCCACTCCAACCTCGACGACAGCCCCGTCACAGGCGAAAGCGTACCCGTCCACAAGGGCGCTGGCGATACCGTATACGCCGGCAGCATCAACACCGACGGCGTCCTGACCGTCCGCGTGGACCGGGGCGCGAGTGACAACACCATCGCGCGCATCATTCACCTCGTGGAGGAAGCCGAGTCCGCCAAAGCCCCCACCGCGCGCTTCATTGACCGCTTTTCCCGCTGGTACACGCCCGCCGCCATGCTGATCGCGCTGCTGTTCGCCGTCCTCCCCCCGCTGCTGTTCGGTCAGCCGTGGCACGAATGGATCTACAAGGGCGTCGCGCTGCTGCTGATCGCCTGCCCCTGCGCCCTGGTGCTCTCGGTGCCCGCCGCCGTGACCAGCGGCATCAGCGCCGGTGCCCGGCAGGGCCTGCTGATCAAGGGTGGGGCCGCCCTGGAGACCATCGGCAGCGTGACCACCATCGCGTTTGACAAGACCGGCACGCTGACCGAGAACAAGCCGCAGGTGACGGACATCGTGCCCCTGGGCGCGGCCGAGCAGGAGGTCGTGACATTGGCCGCCGCCGTCGAAACAGGCAGCGCCCACCCACTCGCCAAAGCCATCCTCGGCCGTGCAGGCGACCTGAACATTCCCGCGGCGGACAACGCCCGGGCCATTCCCGGCAAGGCCGTCACCGCGACCGTCGGTGGCCGCGCCCTGGCCGTGGGCTCACCCCGCTACGCGCAGGACCTGGCGCCCCTGGCCCCCGACGTGCAGCGCCGCATTGAAGCGCTTGAACAGCAGGGGAAGACGGTCGTGGTGCTGCTGGACGGTCCCGTGCCCCTGGGACTGCTCGCCATCCGGGATGAGCCGCGCACGGACGCCAAAGCGGCCATCGCCAAGCTCCATGCCCTGGGGGTGCGCTCGGTCATGCTGACCGGCGACAACGCCCGCACCGGGCGCGCCATCGCGGGGAACCTCGGTCTCGATGTGGAAGCCGAACTGATGCCGGAAGACAAGCTGCGGCGCATCGCCGACCTCAAGCAGGGCGGCAAGATCGCCATGGTGGGCGACGGCATCAACGACGCGCCCGCGCTCGCGCAGAGTGACGTCGGGATCGCCATGGGCGGCGGCACCGACGTGGCTCTGGAAACGGCTGACGCCGCCCTGCTGCGGCACAGCGTCACGGGCGTCAGCGACCTCGTTCAGCTGTCCCGCGCCACCATGCGCAACATCCGCCAGAACGTCACCTTCGCCCTGGGGCTCAAGGCCATCTTCCTGGTGACCACGCTGCTCGGTATCACCGGCCTGTGGCCCGCCATCCTCAGCGACACGGGCGCCACCGTCCTTGTCACCGCCAACGCCCTGCGCCTGCTGCGCTTCCGCCCCAGTTGAACGGAGACGACATGCCCACCTCTGCCGGTCCCGCCCCCCTGCCTGTCCTCGGCCGACCTGGAGGTTTCCCATAAAGACCGTGACCATCTACACCGTGCCTGGCTGCGCGTCCTGCGAGGCGATCAAACGCTTCCTCGGCGCGCGTCAGGTGCCCTACACCGAGAAAAACGTCCGTGAGGACCCATCAGCCCTGGCTGAGATGCAGGCCAGGGCGAAGGTCCGCATCGCGCCCGTGACGGTGATTGGCGAGGCCGCCTTCTTTGGCACCTTTGACGATCAACGTCCCTTCCTGGAGGCCGCCCTGCGAGAGAATGACGCATGACCACCACACCAGACGTGAAGATTGAGCGCGCCGCCGACTGCGAGATTCACTGCGTTCACCCGGACGCCGTCGCGCGGGCCCTGGCACAACTGCCGAGCGACGCGCTGATTGAACGCGCCACCACCCTCACCAAGGTGGTGTCGGACCCCACGCGGCTGCGCATTCTGTCTGCCCTCGCGCTCGAAGAGCTGTGCGTGTGCGATCTGGCCGTGATTGCGGGCATCAACGAGTCCACCATGAGCCACCAGCTGCGCCACCTGCGCGCCCTGGGCCTGGTGACCTTCAAGAAGGTGGGCCGCATCGCCTACTACCGACTGGCGAGCACCCACGTCACGCGCCTCATCGCGGACATGCTGCAGCACGCCGAAGCCATGTGAGAACCGGCGCCGGTTCCGCCCCCCTTCCCAAGGACCCCTCCCTTTGAACACCACCGTTTCTGCCGCCTTCCTCGGGCTCGTTGAGGGCATCACTGAGTTTTTACCGGTATCGTCCACCGGCCACCTGATCGTCGCCGCTGACCTGCTGAAGTTCCGCGACGCGG encodes:
- a CDS encoding J domain-containing protein gives rise to the protein MNYFQNITDAAELKNLYRQLCKTHHPDKGGSTEQMQDINNQYEAAMKRLISGKSETEYGEGKWYKTRDEEEAVEKAVQEAIQKIAHLDGLDIEIIGAWVWVSGDTKNHKDTLKDAGYWWMHNRKMWAFKGKESKGRGKTSMEELRDKYGSEKVYTRSRTLTAN
- a CDS encoding IS6 family transposase; protein product: MTDRKPYRHRFPLSVIGYALRLYHRFPLSQRDVQELLHERGVQVSHETLRQWNIKFAPLLTEELRHREPRRGSRWHLDEVCVKVGGVKHWLWRAVDEYGDVLDILLQEHRDTQAAKSFFVRLLGEYDVPEVIHTDKLWSYGAALREIPVLHDVEHVQVVSTARCNNLVEQSHRPTRQQERGQLGFKRRKRTQEFLALHARVSNLHRHTRTTVPATLRRSHQSAALLRLREAMQQVA
- a CDS encoding heavy metal translocating P-type ATPase, whose protein sequence is MTGTPPISGTPLRYFVERMDCADCARTVQSALSRLPGVGDPKVNFTTQTLSLRLDEAQLPRETLERTLRSLGYPPTLEPAPATSASLPLRYFVNNMDCADCAGKVQGVVSRLPGVGEAKVNFTTQVLSLTLDESRTPRAQLEQALRSIGYPPELQADAPVPPGTASAPRPARVELPWHRTSKGRNVLLTGGLLALALLFSLVAPSLAFWAYAAATLIGVWPLVLKALASTRLGEPFTINTLISVAAIGAIAIGEAAEGALVVFLFAVGELLENIAAGRARAGIQALAALAPKTALLLDGGQTREVPVEQLQVGQLVRVPPGGRVPADGTITEGHSNLDDSPVTGESVPVHKGAGDTVYAGSINTDGVLTVRVDRGASDNTIARIIHLVEEAESAKAPTARFIDRFSRWYTPAAMLIALLFAVLPPLLFGQPWHEWIYKGVALLLIACPCALVLSVPAAVTSGISAGARQGLLIKGGAALETIGSVTTIAFDKTGTLTENKPQVTDIVPLGAAEQEVVTLAAAVETGSAHPLAKAILGRAGDLNIPAADNARAIPGKAVTATVGGRALAVGSPRYAQDLAPLAPDVQRRIEALEQQGKTVVVLLDGPVPLGLLAIRDEPRTDAKAAIAKLHALGVRSVMLTGDNARTGRAIAGNLGLDVEAELMPEDKLRRIADLKQGGKIAMVGDGINDAPALAQSDVGIAMGGGTDVALETADAALLRHSVTGVSDLVQLSRATMRNIRQNVTFALGLKAIFLVTTLLGITGLWPAILSDTGATVLVTANALRLLRFRPS
- a CDS encoding glutaredoxin family protein, which translates into the protein MKTVTIYTVPGCASCEAIKRFLGARQVPYTEKNVREDPSALAEMQARAKVRIAPVTVIGEAAFFGTFDDQRPFLEAALRENDA
- a CDS encoding ArsR/SmtB family transcription factor, encoding MTTTPDVKIERAADCEIHCVHPDAVARALAQLPSDALIERATTLTKVVSDPTRLRILSALALEELCVCDLAVIAGINESTMSHQLRHLRALGLVTFKKVGRIAYYRLASTHVTRLIADMLQHAEAM